In the Quercus lobata isolate SW786 chromosome 5, ValleyOak3.0 Primary Assembly, whole genome shotgun sequence genome, one interval contains:
- the LOC115992870 gene encoding transcription factor bHLH68-like isoform X1 has protein sequence MMAGNPNWWSMPPPSLLPPQYALGSSSLPFNPLAAENQELPQSWSQLLLGGLSASDEESFRLSHFQPKKLENWEDQILNQSQRVLPVNVDVVKQEISQNSNLYGLEDHEEFQALPRPAAWSQQIMPVSSPRSCVTSLSNNNILDFSYKKMDGSNQNLDHSSESTSSATGGAYKKARVQPSSTSGQPPLKQVRKEKLGDRITSLHQLVSPFGKTDTASVLLEAIGYIRFLQGQIEALSSPYFGNASKNMRSQQSVQGERNGVFPEDPGQLLNDACLKRKEAPNQDTQDKPRDLKSRGLCLVPVSCTQLVGNDNGADFWAPAYGGGF, from the exons ATGATGGCTGGAAACCCTAACTGGTGGAGCATGCCTCCACCATCTCTCTTGCCTCCTCAATATGCACTTGGATCTTCTTCACTTCCTTTCAATCCTCTGGCAGCAGAAAACCAGGAGCTTCCACAGTCATGGAGCCAACTACTATT AGGTGGATTGTCTGCAAGCGATGAAGAAAGCTTTCGTCTGAGTCATTTTCAACctaaaaagttagaaaattggGAGGACCAAATCTTGAATCAATCTCAAAGAGTACTTCCCGTTAATGTTGATGTAGTAAAACAAGAGATTTCCCAAAACAGTAACTTGTACGGTCTTGAAGATCATGAAGAATTTCAAGCGCTTCCTAGACCAGCTGCTTGGTCTCAGCAAATCATGCCAGTTTCTTCTCCTAGGTCTTGTGTCACCAGCTTAAGTAATAATAACATCTTGGACTTCTCTTATAAGAAGATGGATGGGAGCAATCAAAATTTAGATCATTCATCTgag AGTACTAGCTCAGCCACTGGTGGGGCATATAAGAAAGCTAGGGTTCAGCCCTCTTCAACTTCTGGCCAACCACCTTTAAAG CAGGTGAGAAAGGAGAAGCTTGGTGATAGAATAACATCCCTTCACCAGCTAGTTTCCCCATTTGGAAAG ACTGACACTGCTTCTGTCTTGTTAGAAGCCATTGGGTATATCAGATTCCTTCAAGGTCAAATTGAG GCCCTTAGCTCTCCTTACTTTGGTAATGCATCCAAAAACATGAGGAGCCAGCAGTCT GTTCAAGGAGAAAGAAATGGTGTATTTCCTGAAGACCCCGGACAG TTGTTGAATGACGCCTGCCTAAAAAGAAAGGAAGCTCCTAACCAG gATACACAGGATAAGCCAAGGGACTTAAAGAGTAGAGGGTTGTGCTTGGTTCCAGTGTCTTGCACTCAACTTGTAGGAAATGACAATGGAGCTGATTTTTGGGCTCCGGCCTACGGCGGCGGGTTTTGA
- the LOC115992870 gene encoding transcription factor bHLH68-like isoform X2: MMAGNPNWWSMPPPSLLPPQYALGSSSLPFNPLAAENQELPQSWSQLLLGGLSASDEESFRLSHFQPKKLENWEDQILNQSQRVLPVNVDVVKQEISQNSNLYGLEDHEEFQALPRPAAWSQQIMPVSSPRSCVTSLSNNNILDFSYKKMDGSNQNLDHSSESTSSATGGAYKKARVQPSSTSGQPPLKVRKEKLGDRITSLHQLVSPFGKTDTASVLLEAIGYIRFLQGQIEALSSPYFGNASKNMRSQQSVQGERNGVFPEDPGQLLNDACLKRKEAPNQDTQDKPRDLKSRGLCLVPVSCTQLVGNDNGADFWAPAYGGGF; the protein is encoded by the exons ATGATGGCTGGAAACCCTAACTGGTGGAGCATGCCTCCACCATCTCTCTTGCCTCCTCAATATGCACTTGGATCTTCTTCACTTCCTTTCAATCCTCTGGCAGCAGAAAACCAGGAGCTTCCACAGTCATGGAGCCAACTACTATT AGGTGGATTGTCTGCAAGCGATGAAGAAAGCTTTCGTCTGAGTCATTTTCAACctaaaaagttagaaaattggGAGGACCAAATCTTGAATCAATCTCAAAGAGTACTTCCCGTTAATGTTGATGTAGTAAAACAAGAGATTTCCCAAAACAGTAACTTGTACGGTCTTGAAGATCATGAAGAATTTCAAGCGCTTCCTAGACCAGCTGCTTGGTCTCAGCAAATCATGCCAGTTTCTTCTCCTAGGTCTTGTGTCACCAGCTTAAGTAATAATAACATCTTGGACTTCTCTTATAAGAAGATGGATGGGAGCAATCAAAATTTAGATCATTCATCTgag AGTACTAGCTCAGCCACTGGTGGGGCATATAAGAAAGCTAGGGTTCAGCCCTCTTCAACTTCTGGCCAACCACCTTTAAAG GTGAGAAAGGAGAAGCTTGGTGATAGAATAACATCCCTTCACCAGCTAGTTTCCCCATTTGGAAAG ACTGACACTGCTTCTGTCTTGTTAGAAGCCATTGGGTATATCAGATTCCTTCAAGGTCAAATTGAG GCCCTTAGCTCTCCTTACTTTGGTAATGCATCCAAAAACATGAGGAGCCAGCAGTCT GTTCAAGGAGAAAGAAATGGTGTATTTCCTGAAGACCCCGGACAG TTGTTGAATGACGCCTGCCTAAAAAGAAAGGAAGCTCCTAACCAG gATACACAGGATAAGCCAAGGGACTTAAAGAGTAGAGGGTTGTGCTTGGTTCCAGTGTCTTGCACTCAACTTGTAGGAAATGACAATGGAGCTGATTTTTGGGCTCCGGCCTACGGCGGCGGGTTTTGA
- the LOC115992870 gene encoding transcription factor bHLH68-like isoform X4 — protein MMAGNPNWWSMPPPSLLPPQYALGSSSLPFNPLAAENQELPQSWSQLLLGGLSASDEESFRLSHFQPKKLENWEDQILNQSQRVLPVNVDVVKQEISQNSNLYGLEDHEEFQALPRPAAWSQQIMPVSSPRSCVTSLSNNNILDFSYKKMDGSNQNLDHSSESTSSATGGAYKKARVQPSSTSGQPPLKVRKEKLGDRITSLHQLVSPFGKTDTASVLLEAIGYIRFLQGQIEALSSPYFGNASKNMRSQQSLLNDACLKRKEAPNQDTQDKPRDLKSRGLCLVPVSCTQLVGNDNGADFWAPAYGGGF, from the exons ATGATGGCTGGAAACCCTAACTGGTGGAGCATGCCTCCACCATCTCTCTTGCCTCCTCAATATGCACTTGGATCTTCTTCACTTCCTTTCAATCCTCTGGCAGCAGAAAACCAGGAGCTTCCACAGTCATGGAGCCAACTACTATT AGGTGGATTGTCTGCAAGCGATGAAGAAAGCTTTCGTCTGAGTCATTTTCAACctaaaaagttagaaaattggGAGGACCAAATCTTGAATCAATCTCAAAGAGTACTTCCCGTTAATGTTGATGTAGTAAAACAAGAGATTTCCCAAAACAGTAACTTGTACGGTCTTGAAGATCATGAAGAATTTCAAGCGCTTCCTAGACCAGCTGCTTGGTCTCAGCAAATCATGCCAGTTTCTTCTCCTAGGTCTTGTGTCACCAGCTTAAGTAATAATAACATCTTGGACTTCTCTTATAAGAAGATGGATGGGAGCAATCAAAATTTAGATCATTCATCTgag AGTACTAGCTCAGCCACTGGTGGGGCATATAAGAAAGCTAGGGTTCAGCCCTCTTCAACTTCTGGCCAACCACCTTTAAAG GTGAGAAAGGAGAAGCTTGGTGATAGAATAACATCCCTTCACCAGCTAGTTTCCCCATTTGGAAAG ACTGACACTGCTTCTGTCTTGTTAGAAGCCATTGGGTATATCAGATTCCTTCAAGGTCAAATTGAG GCCCTTAGCTCTCCTTACTTTGGTAATGCATCCAAAAACATGAGGAGCCAGCAGTCT TTGTTGAATGACGCCTGCCTAAAAAGAAAGGAAGCTCCTAACCAG gATACACAGGATAAGCCAAGGGACTTAAAGAGTAGAGGGTTGTGCTTGGTTCCAGTGTCTTGCACTCAACTTGTAGGAAATGACAATGGAGCTGATTTTTGGGCTCCGGCCTACGGCGGCGGGTTTTGA
- the LOC115992870 gene encoding transcription factor bHLH68-like isoform X3: MMAGNPNWWSMPPPSLLPPQYALGSSSLPFNPLAAENQELPQSWSQLLLGGLSASDEESFRLSHFQPKKLENWEDQILNQSQRVLPVNVDVVKQEISQNSNLYGLEDHEEFQALPRPAAWSQQIMPVSSPRSCVTSLSNNNILDFSYKKMDGSNQNLDHSSESTSSATGGAYKKARVQPSSTSGQPPLKQVRKEKLGDRITSLHQLVSPFGKTDTASVLLEAIGYIRFLQGQIEALSSPYFGNASKNMRSQQSLLNDACLKRKEAPNQDTQDKPRDLKSRGLCLVPVSCTQLVGNDNGADFWAPAYGGGF; the protein is encoded by the exons ATGATGGCTGGAAACCCTAACTGGTGGAGCATGCCTCCACCATCTCTCTTGCCTCCTCAATATGCACTTGGATCTTCTTCACTTCCTTTCAATCCTCTGGCAGCAGAAAACCAGGAGCTTCCACAGTCATGGAGCCAACTACTATT AGGTGGATTGTCTGCAAGCGATGAAGAAAGCTTTCGTCTGAGTCATTTTCAACctaaaaagttagaaaattggGAGGACCAAATCTTGAATCAATCTCAAAGAGTACTTCCCGTTAATGTTGATGTAGTAAAACAAGAGATTTCCCAAAACAGTAACTTGTACGGTCTTGAAGATCATGAAGAATTTCAAGCGCTTCCTAGACCAGCTGCTTGGTCTCAGCAAATCATGCCAGTTTCTTCTCCTAGGTCTTGTGTCACCAGCTTAAGTAATAATAACATCTTGGACTTCTCTTATAAGAAGATGGATGGGAGCAATCAAAATTTAGATCATTCATCTgag AGTACTAGCTCAGCCACTGGTGGGGCATATAAGAAAGCTAGGGTTCAGCCCTCTTCAACTTCTGGCCAACCACCTTTAAAG CAGGTGAGAAAGGAGAAGCTTGGTGATAGAATAACATCCCTTCACCAGCTAGTTTCCCCATTTGGAAAG ACTGACACTGCTTCTGTCTTGTTAGAAGCCATTGGGTATATCAGATTCCTTCAAGGTCAAATTGAG GCCCTTAGCTCTCCTTACTTTGGTAATGCATCCAAAAACATGAGGAGCCAGCAGTCT TTGTTGAATGACGCCTGCCTAAAAAGAAAGGAAGCTCCTAACCAG gATACACAGGATAAGCCAAGGGACTTAAAGAGTAGAGGGTTGTGCTTGGTTCCAGTGTCTTGCACTCAACTTGTAGGAAATGACAATGGAGCTGATTTTTGGGCTCCGGCCTACGGCGGCGGGTTTTGA